CGGACAGTTTGCCGATGGCCATCGCCACCCGACCCCAATTGGGATCGGCGCCGTGCACCGCCGTTTTCACCAAAGGTGAGTTCACCACCGATTTGGCTGCTCGCCGAGCCTGATCATCATCCCGTGCGCCCTCCACTCGGACAACGATCAGCGTCTCGGCCCCCTCGCCATCGCTCGCCAACTGGCGGGTGAGGCTGACGCACACGTCCTCGAGACCTGCCGCGAACGCGGCAGTGTCCACTGGGCCTGCCAGACCCGAGGCCAGCACAGCGGCAGTGTCGGAGGTGGAGGTATCGGTGTCCACCGACAGCGAGTTGAACGTGCGATCGACCACGCTCCCGAAGACCCGATCCAACTCGGCCGCCGGCAATTCCGCGTCCGTGAAGACGAACGCCAGCATCGTGGCCATGTCGGGCTCGATCATGCCGACGCCCTTTGCCACCCCGACCACCCGGCACTCCCCCACCCGCGCCTCCGCCACCTTGGGCACCGTGTCGGTGGTCATCATCGCCGACGCCACAACGGTGGCATCGGTGACCGGAAACCGGTCGGTCCATTCGGCTCCGGCGATGCCGTCGAGGTACGCCCGCACCCTGTCCATCGGGTAGGGCCGTCCGATCACCCCCGTCGAGGTGACCAACACGTCGGTTGCCATGCCCCCCACCAGGTCACCGACCCGCTCGGCCAACTCCTCGGCGTCGGCCAGACCTGTCGGGCCGGTGGCCACGTTTGCGTTCTTGGAGACGACCACCACCGCCCGCAGCTGTTCGTCTGCCATCGATCGACGGGACACCTCCACCGACGGTCCTGCGAATCGGCTGCGGGTGAAGCGGGCCGAGGCCGTGGTGACACCCGAGGCGGCAACAATGGCAAAGTCGGTGCTGTCGTCGCGGATGCCGATGTGGCCCACGTGGGCGGTGAAGCCTGAGGGAAGTTC
Above is a genomic segment from Candidatus Microthrix parvicella Bio17-1 containing:
- the argJ gene encoding bifunctional glutamate N-acetyltransferase/amino-acid acetyltransferase ArgJ — its product is MELPSGFTAHVGHIGIRDDSTDFAIVAASGVTTASARFTRSRFAGPSVEVSRRSMADEQLRAVVVVSKNANVATGPTGLADAEELAERVGDLVGGMATDVLVTSTGVIGRPYPMDRVRAYLDGIAGAEWTDRFPVTDATVVASAMMTTDTVPKVAEARVGECRVVGVAKGVGMIEPDMATMLAFVFTDAELPAAELDRVFGSVVDRTFNSLSVDTDTSTSDTAAVLASGLAGPVDTAAFAAGLEDVCVSLTRQLASDGEGAETLIVVRVEGARDDDQARRAAKSVVNSPLVKTAVHGADPNWGRVAMAIGKLSDDVDIDQQAVSIRFGNDEVYPGVPDEAGLESLAEYMRGDEVHIGVDLGIADGAWTVYGCDLTDGYVRINADYTT